A window from Podospora bellae-mahoneyi strain CBS 112042 chromosome 1 map unlocalized CBS112042p_1, whole genome shotgun sequence encodes these proteins:
- a CDS encoding uncharacterized protein (EggNog:ENOG503P576; COG:S) — protein MPHNTRYPSPSSASTGRSHHSSSSTSYHYSPVQQTVTINRPDVPDFRFCMELGLVLRSRTLDHKESAGLEKELSRTLTKQNIPNSVITSPLKQTSSSSSYAVQVLDSPSSREWTITTEASIPDHAKDHRFGIKLVSPFMRFTATKHESWLKKIYTLFHVLEANFEVTSSHQCFTHIHIVPERGYWTYRQLECLAKSALYFESCLDELVPPYRRRSVWAKSNRYNAYFGSAKSMRQCFDKFDKGGKLDINGLAMRMNWCSANSATGLSLSEDGQDFMTDTYRWSFKGLVAQGGDGCGTVAFKQPPGSTSAEDAVGWVMLVGCFARLACVLGETIRPEDKPLIKSLGEWLVYEASWCQLPRVKILKDLLRQAMPEMREVAGGSKGKGKDVEAITFDEDSRLRAKQGERELVGEKYLRMLKHIH, from the coding sequence atgCCACACAACACGAGGTACccctcgccgtcgtcggcctcgacAGGACGCTCACACCAcagctcctcttccacctcatACCACTACAGCCCAGTCCAACAAaccgtcaccatcaaccgCCCAGACGTCCCCGACTTCCGCTTCTGCATGGAGctcggcctcgtcctccGAAGCCGCACCCTCGACCACAAAGAGTCGGCCGGTCTCGAGAAAGAGCTCAGCCGGACCCTCACCAAGCAAAACATCCCCAACTCGgtcatcacctccccattaaaacaaacatcatcatcatcatcctaCGCCGTCCAGGTGTTGGacagcccctcctcccgcgaatggaccatcaccaccgaagCCAGCATCCCCGACCACGCCAAAGACCACCGCTTCGGCATCAAGCTTGTGTCTCCCTTCATGAGGTTCACAGCGACCAAGCACGAGTCTTGGCTCAAAAAGATTTACACCCTCTTTCATGTCCTCGAGGCGAACTTTGAAGTCACGAGCTCCCACCAGTGCTTCACGCACATCCACATCGTCCCTGAGCGAGGGTACTGGACGTACAGGCAGCTGGAGTGCCTGGCCAAGTCTGCCCTCTATTTCGAATCCTGCCTTGACGAGCTTGTCCCGCCTTATCGGAGGAGGTCTGTCTGGGCCAAGAGCAATAGGTACAACGCCTATTTCGGCTCGGCAAAGAGCATGAGGCAGTGCTTTGACAAGTTCGACAAGGGGGGCAAGCTGGATATCAACGGGCTGGCTATGAGGATGAACTGGTGCTCTGCCAATTCTGCTACGGGGTTGTCGCTTTCGGAGGATGGGCAGGATTTCATGACGGATACGTACCGGTGGTCGTTCAAGGGGCTTGTTGCGCAGGGGGGGGACGGGTGCGGAACTGTGGCTTTTAAGCAGCCGCCGGGCAGCACGAGCGCGGAGGATGCggttgggtgggtgatgCTTGTGGGGTGTTTTGCGAGGTTGGCGTGCGTGCTTGGGGAGACCATCAGGCCGGAGGATAAGCCGTTGATCAAGAGCTtgggggagtggttggttTACGAGGCTAGCTGGTGCCAGCTGCCGAGGGTGAAGATCTTGAAGGATTTGCTGAGACAGGCTATGCCTGAGATGAGGGAAGTAGCCGGGGGAAgtaaggggaaggggaaggatgTGGAAGCTATTACTTTTGATGAGGattcgaggttgagggcgaagcaaggggagagggagttggtgggggagaaatacttgaggatgttgaagcATATTCACTGA